CTTTCCCCTATGCGGATTGGCGCTGGACCACGGTGGGAACCGCGTCGTCAAAGGAGGCAAGCGAATGAAGGTCGCCGAATACCATCGTCAGGGTTTACGCCATTGGGTGAATGAAGTCCCTGAAGGGTTCACCCCCCTGGGGACGGAGGCCCGTGAAGGCGGACATCGGGTGGCGTTCTTGGCGCGGGTGGAGGGGGGACGTTTGAGCGAGGTGGTCGCCACGGGCAGTCGCCGCTGCCGCAAACTGATGGCCCTGGCCGATCTGGCTGCTGCGCGCCTGCGGGGTCAATCCGCCTCGGGGTTTTCCCTCTCCGCCAAGGATTTGCTGGCCCATTTCGCCGAGGAGCGCGACCGCGCCAAGATGCAGGCCCGCGTGGCGCTCGTCATGCAGGCCTTGGGATTGTCCGCGCCGCAGTCCTGAGCCCGGTCAGGGCAGGGTCCAGTACTCCACCTTGTCCACCGATACGGTGAAGTCGGGCGTGTGGGCCGACCCGACGACCAGGCCGAACAGTCCGCTGGTGTAGGTGCTATCGCTCACCTCGGCCAGCAGGATGCGGTTGGCGTACAGTTTGATGGTGGCCCCTTTCAGCCACACCCCCATGCGGTTGGTCTGGTTGGGCCCAGTGAGGATGCCTGTGCCGCGCGTCCAGGGCTTGAGCGCCGTGTAGTTGCTGCCGTCCCAGCGGTAGATCCGGTAGTCGCCGTTGCAGGCGAATTCCAGGATGATCCCTTGGCTGGTGTTAGGCGCGCGGACGATGAGGCCATAGCGGTCACGCCCCTGGCAGATGGGCCCCACCACAAAGGTGGCCTCGATGAAGGCATCGCTCAGGGCGGGGTAGGAGGAGAGACCCCACCAGTCTAGCATCCCTGGGTTCAGCCCGTGCATCACCAGATAGCCGTCGCTCATCGCGAAGCGGGCGTCGGCTTCGTCCAGCAAATACCAGCGGGCAGCGCTGTTCAGCGGGTCGCTCACCGTGGGGGCGCCCAGGTTGAGTTGGGCTTCCTGCGCAGGCACCTGAATCTCAACCCAGAATTTGCCTTTCCCCTGGGCGCCTAGACCAAAACGTTGCCCCTGGGCGTTTTGCAACTGCCACTCCGAGCGGTAGGTGCCCGGCGCTTCGGGGGCGGTGAAGTCCACCGAAATCACCCCTTCGTCCCCGGGTTGGACCGGGTGGGGCAGGGGGACGCTATCCGGCGCGTCCATGGCTTCGCCGCCGATGCGCACGGCGCGATACTCCGTTGTCCAGGTGCAGGTGCCCGTGTTGCGCAGCGTCCAGGTTTTGGTGAAGGCGGTCTTGGGCTGCACTTCTGTGCCGTCGGGGATGGTTTCGTCCACGAATTCGGCCCGGTCCTCGCAGGCTTCAGGTTGGGGCAGGAACTGGTAGTCCCAGCCAAAGTCGGCCTGCACGGTGGCGTTGGCTTCCACGGTGACGGTCTGCTGACCGGACCCGTCCTGGGGGGAAGTCCACTCGCCAGGGAGGAGGATGGCCGCGTTGACCGGATCTTGGGTGTTCACCGCCACGCAATAGGTACCGGGTGAGAGGTCTTCGAAGGTGAAAGCCCCCTGGTCGTCGGTGGTGGTGTCGCTCAAGGGGGTGCCCGGGCAGGGGCCTTGGGCCAGGGTGACCTTCACCCCGGCGATGCCCGGCTCTTCGGCCTGGCGGGTGCCGTCGGCGTGGTAGCCTGTGGCGGCGTCGCCTACACAGCCGGAGGGCGGGGTAGGCGGTGCGGGCTGGCCTTCCACCCCAGAGGCGCAAAGGTCGTGCCAGATGATGCCCGTGATGCGCCCTTTGGCCGCGGCTGCCGGGGTGACCGTGCCGGGCGTGCCCTGGGGCGGGGGGGTGCTGCCCTCCCCCGGCACAGGTGAGGCAGTGGCGCCATTGGGCACGCTCAAGAAGAAGATTTGCTCCAGATCCCCCACGCGCACGCGGTAAGTGCCGGGGGGCAACCCCATGGTGGGCAACAACAGGCGTTCCTGAAAGGCGACCAGAGCGGGCGGGCAGTTGCCATGATGTTGTGGGTTGAGGTCAAGGGTGAAGGTGTCCCCGGCGAAGGACACCTTGGGGGATAAGGTAGTGCATTCGTCGCCCAGGGATCCCTGCACCACGGCGTACACGCCGGTGGCGCTTTGCTCCACCACCAGGTTGACCACGTGGGGGGATGGGGAGGCTGTGGGCGCGGGCGTTGCCTGCGCCGAGGGGAGGTTGCAGCCGTTGAGCACGGCCAGAGCCAGCCAAGCCAGAAGCAGAGTGGGGGTCCACTTGGGTGCGTGCATAACCACCTCCTGGGTTTCATTGTACCCCAGCGGCGGCGGAAGCGGGTCAGGTCTCTCTTTGGGCGCGCTCGAGGATGCGGCGGTAGATCCAGCGGCGGGGTTTGCCGGACAACCCGGCCAGTTCTCGGGCCAGCCGGGAAGGCGGCACTCCCTGGGCCAGTCCGTGGGCAATGGCTTCGTCCAGTTCCCCCTCATTCCATTCCCGAACCTCGGAGGGGGCCCCCGCCACCACTAAGGTGAACTCCCCCCGGGGCTCGTGCTGCTGAAAGTGGGCCACGGCCTGCTCCAATGTGCCGCGCCAGATTTCCTCGTGCACCTTGGTCAACTCGCGGGCGATGGCGATGCGGCGGTGTGGGCCCAGCACGGCGCCCAGATCGCGCAGGGCGGCGCGCAGCCGCTGAGGGGTTTCGAGAAAAAGCAGGGTGTAGGGGAGCCCGGCCACCTGTTCCAGGCGGCGACGGCGTTCTCCGGCTTTGCGCGGTAGGTAGCCCAGGTAGAGAAAGGCGTCGGTGGGCAGCCCAGAGGCCACCAGGGCGGCTAAGGGCGCGCTGGGGCCGGGTACCGGCACCACGGGGAAACCGGCCTCGATGGCCGCCACCACCAGTTCGTAGCCCGGGTCGTTGACCAGCGGTGTCCCGGCGTCGGAGACCAAGGCCACATCACCCTGGGCTAGGGCGCGCAGCAGCCGCGGGATGCGCTCCGCTTTGTTGTGCTCGTGGAAACTGAGCAGCGGCGTGGCAATGTCGTAGTGGCGCAGCAGTTGGCGTGTGCGGCGGGTATCCTCGGCCGCGATGAGGGAGACCTCTCGCAGCACCCGCAGCGCCCGCAGGGTGATGTCTTCCAGGTTGCCGATGGGCGTCGAAACGAGATAAAGGGTAGGCATGGTTTCACCGTCCGCCGCTCGCAAATCGTAAATCGCCACTCGCTACCCGCCTTCCTCCCAAATCACCGCTTCCAGGTTGAGCGTGTCACCCTCCAGGCCCTGGTAGCGCAACCGGCCCAGGCGGCCCTGATCCGTTTGCACGCAGAGGTAGGTGCCGGGGCTGAGCGGCTCCAGGGGAACGGCCACCTGGGCTTTGGCGGCGTTGGCGCAGTCTTGCGGCGAAGGGGGCGCGAGGCCGTACACGCCCAGCCGTGCCTCGTGGAGAGGCGTGATTTGGT
Above is a window of Anaerolineae bacterium DNA encoding:
- a CDS encoding nicotinate phosphoribosyltransferase, encoding MKVAEYHRQGLRHWVNEVPEGFTPLGTEAREGGHRVAFLARVEGGRLSEVVATGSRRCRKLMALADLAAARLRGQSASGFSLSAKDLLAHFAEERDRAKMQARVALVMQALGLSAPQS
- the rsmI gene encoding 16S rRNA (cytidine(1402)-2'-O)-methyltransferase; amino-acid sequence: MPTLYLVSTPIGNLEDITLRALRVLREVSLIAAEDTRRTRQLLRHYDIATPLLSFHEHNKAERIPRLLRALAQGDVALVSDAGTPLVNDPGYELVVAAIEAGFPVVPVPGPSAPLAALVASGLPTDAFLYLGYLPRKAGERRRRLEQVAGLPYTLLFLETPQRLRAALRDLGAVLGPHRRIAIARELTKVHEEIWRGTLEQAVAHFQQHEPRGEFTLVVAGAPSEVREWNEGELDEAIAHGLAQGVPPSRLARELAGLSGKPRRWIYRRILERAQRET